One window from the genome of Paramormyrops kingsleyae isolate MSU_618 chromosome 3, PKINGS_0.4, whole genome shotgun sequence encodes:
- the LOC111838800 gene encoding uncharacterized protein isoform X3: MDPAERDHFFQTQPAKWRDRDGPCELREDGGIIKVPLIMEVPSASMSDIVDPFLPLSSMRLLVPPLRLLSAAMWQVAQRRDVMHYGKLEEFVSLVTETVPELLSYRQRAQLILGLRARLVLEICRGEDPADCQCIGPHLERISRHAGAHEHPGASDSEVEVSRVNFLEMVQILLTDSAARDYFFKEVFPVEYGPKYDKALEDLVWELLSRLEQLLPVPDLEQLVSLFTAAPSLLEECVQSNSPPEQLRTLLQHYKCLGQLVTHATTPLTGDCILSSLSLLPLGKAAVIHEETSRQSEYMHDSMDFLSPAYVSEEVEIVSVEESPIYRDLEMELRKSLDPDESRIESRNGGGDVEEEMSNLSTLKEEEGELTKETKEAAMDSGGGEAQVGELDAEYGEVEFESTEQGLRGGEVGSVYEMAQAVQEQVGPECEMVQSSNGEVGQECAEANPRTEDCTEVEPRSVEVQSECPEANPGSWECGKVEPECGDSTHGRKSQERKENIMAEDEALIRERQEHNTGEHKEGDGNGQTYRCEKELDPGKESAHGQEDGGQLQLVTTCLLQRPTVLIQRLAVADTSLPVLTPVHPTAGNGEQPVSSQRSRNRTAQKWKGRRAVRERKTSSRFRAALTGKPALSEKENIADSHGRALVTPAEEQHAVDLLKTQPEGDGKSVCPTEDGEDQPPTTADQSGAHICLQCRKTFRSRSDLMRHHRTHTGERPFQCSQCKKSFQNSWDLTRHRRTHTGERPFQCSQCGKSFTQLGSLRMHHKQKHKKEWPFHCSLCDRSYQFSSDLARHKQTHAVKRPHKCALCDKTYSRASDVRRHQLLNHTEERPHQCSLCGKSFKTSWDLTRHNRTHTGERPFQCSQCGKNFTELGSLRLHHQRAHEGEGLFNCSQCQKSFTQLATLTKHQHCHAGERPFQCSHCQKTFTRLSVLTRHQRIHTGERPYLCSQCGKSFLSQGELSKHQKCHTEERPYLCSQCGKGFKMEAALKKHRHTHTGECPYRCPHCKKTFTNRTGLSRHKLIHTGERPHLCSQCGKTFLSVGELLIHQRYHTGERPYQCSLCGKSFTQSCYLTVHRRTHTGERPYQCIVCSKSFSHSTPLKRHMRIHTGEKPFQCPDCGKSFSRLCLMKTHQQTHTVKESLDIALA; this comes from the exons ATGGACCCAGCAGAGAGGGATCACTTCTTCCAG ACACAACCCGCCAAATGGAGAGACCGTGATGGACCATGTGAGCTGCGTGAGGATGGAG GCATTATTAAAGTCCCTCTTATAATGGAAGTTCCCAGTGCCTCAATGTCGGACATCGTAG ATCCCTTTCTCCCGCTTTCCTCAATGCGGCTTCTGGTTCCGCCCTTACGGCTGCTGTCTGCTGCCATGTGGCAGGTAGCTCAGAGAAGAGATGTGATGCATTACGGGAAGCTGGAGGAGTTTGTCTCCTTGGTCACAGAGACTGTCCCAGAGCTGCTGAGCTACAGACAAAGAGCGCAGCTCATTTTGGGACTGCGTGCAAGG CTGGTTCTTGAGATCTGCCGAGGTGAGGATCCTGCAGACTGCCAATGCATCGGGCCCCACCTGGAGAGGATAAGCCGCCATGCTGGAGCCCATGAGCACCCAGGT GCAAGCGACTCAGAGGTGGAAGTGTCAAGAGTAAACTTCCTAGAGATGGTCCAAATCCTGTTAACGGACTCGGCCGCAAGAGATTACTTTTTCAAG GAGGTGTTCCCAGTGGAGTATGGACCCAAGTATGACAAAGCCCTGGAGGACCTGGTGTGGGAGCTCCTCTCCAGGCTGGAGCAGCTTCTCCCAGTACCAGACCTCGAACAG TTGGTGTCCTTGTTCACCGCTGCCCCCTCACTCCTGGAGGAGTGTGTGCAGTCTAACTCTCCCCCAGAGCAGCTGAGGACCCTCCTACAGCACTACAAATGTCTTGGACAGCTGGTCACACATG CAACCACTCCTCTCACAGGTGACTGTATCCTGTCCTCACTATCCCTCCTCCCCCTTGGCAAGGCAGCTGTCATTCATGAGGAAACCAGCCGCCAATCAGAATATATGCATGACTCTATGGACTTCTTAAGTCCTGCATATGTCAGTGAAGAGGTTGAGATAGTGTCTGTGGAAGAAAGCCCAATATACAGAGATCTGGAGATGGAACTGAGAAAGAGTTTAGACCCAGATGAGAGTCGGATAGAAAGTAGGAATGGAGGTGGGGATGTTGAAGAggaaatgtctaatttaagcaCTTTGAAAGAGGAAGAAGGAGAACTGACAAAGGAGACTAAAGAGGCTGCAATGGACAGTGGAGGTGGAGAGGCACAAGTTGGAGAGTTGGACGCTGAATATGGGGAGGTGGAGTTTGAATCTACGGAGCAAGGGCTTAGAGGTGGAGAGGTGGGGTCAGTGTATGAAATGGCACAGGCTGTACAAGAACAGGTGGGGCCAGAATGTGAGATGGTACAGTCCAGTAATGGAGAGGTGGGTCAAGAATGTGCAGAAGCAAATCCTAGGACTGAAGATTGTACAGAGGTAGAGCCGAGAAGTGTAGAAGTACAGTCAGAATGTCCAGAGGCAAATCCCGGGAGTTGGGAGTGTGGAAAGGTGGAGCCGGAATGTGGAGATTCTACACATGGAAGGAAAAGCCAAGAAAGAAAGGAGAACATAATGGCTGAAGATGAGGCACTAATTAGGGAGAGACAAGAACACAACACGGGTGAACACAAGGAGGGGGATGGAAATGGCCAAACCTACCGGTGTGAAAAAGAGCTGGATCCTGGAAAAGAATCTGCGCATGGACAGGAAGACGGTGGCCAGTTACAGCTGGTTACTACCTGTCTGCTCCAGAGGCCTACAGTGCTGATCCAGCGGCTTGCTGTCGCCGACACCTCTCTGCCCGTGTTGACGCCAGTGCACCCCACCGCTGGTAACGGGGAGCAACCAGTCAGCTCTCAGAGGAGCCGCAACAGGACGGCACAGAAATGGAAGGGACGGCGGGCGGTGCGTGAAAGGAAGACCAGTAGCCGCTTTCGGGCTGCTCTGACAGGGAAGCCAGCACTGTCAGAGAAGGA GAACATTGCTGATTCTCATGGTCGAGCTCTGGTCACCCCAGCTGAGGAACAACATGCAG TGGACCTCTTGAAAACCCAACCAGAAGGAGATGGAAAGTCTGTATGTCCCACTGAGGATGGGGAAGACCAGCCACCCACTACAGCCGACCAGTCAGGAGCCCACATCTGCCTCCAGTGTCGGAAGACCTTCAGGTCTCGATCAGACTTAATGAGACACCATCGGACTCACACGGGTGAGCGGCCAttccagtgctcccagtgcaaAAAGAGTTTCCAGAATTCGTGGGACCTGACAAGGCACCGACGGACACATACTGGGGAGCGACCGttccagtgctcccagtgcggGAAGAGCTTCACGCAGCTGGGTTCCCTACGAATGCATCACAAGCAGAAGCACAAGAAGGAGTGGCCCTTCCACTGCTCCCTGTGCGACAGGAGCTACCAGTTCTCGTCAGACCTGGCTAGACACAAGCAGACTCATGCGGTAAAGCGACCCCATAAGTGCGCCCTTTGTGACAAAACCTACAGTCGTGCCTCGGATGTCAGGAGGCACCAGCTCCTTAACCACACTGAGGAACGCCCTCACCAGTGCTCCCTGTGCGGCAAGAGTTTCAAAACATCGTGGGACCTCACCCGGCACAATCGGACACACACGGGAGAGCGGCCTttccagtgctcccagtgtgggaagaacTTCACAGAATTGGGGTCGCTGAGACTGCACCACCAGAGAGCTCACGAAGGAGAAGGTCTTTTTAACTGCTCCCAGTGCCAGAAGAGCTTCACCCAGTTAGCGACACTAACAAAACACCAGCACTGCCATGCCGGTGAGCGCCCCTTTCAGTGCTCTCACTGTCAGAAGACCTTTACTCGACTGTCAGTATTGACTAGACACCAGCGGATCCACACAGGGGAGAGACCGTACCTTTGCTCCCAATGTGGAAAGAGTTTCCTTTCCCAGGGAGAGCTTTCAAAGCACCAAAAATGTCACACAGAAGAGAGACCTTACCTTTGTTCCCAGTGTGGCAAGGGTTTCAAGATGGAGGCTGCCCTTAAAAAACATCGGCACACTCATACGGGGGAGTGCCCGTACCGCTGCCCTCACTGCAAGAAGACTTTCACCAATAGAACAGGCTTGTCTAGACATAAGCTAATTCACACTGGGGAGAGACCACACCTGTGCTCCCAGTGCGGTAAGACTTTCCTTTCCGTGGGAGAACTGTTGATCCACCAGCGGTACCACACAGGAGAACGTCCATATCAGTGCTCATTGTGTGGGAAGAGTTTCACCCAGTCGTGCTACCTAACTGTTCACCGGCGAACTCACACGGGAGAGCGGCCGTACCAATGTATTGTGTGCTCAAAAAGCTTCTCACACTCAACTCCGCTGAAGAGACACATGCGGATTCACACTGGGGAGAAGCCGTTCCAGTGTCCAGactgtgggaagagctttagccGGCTGTGTCTGATGAAGACACACCAACAAACCCACACAGTAAAGGAGAGCTTAGACATTGCTTTGGCCTAG